From Hartmannibacter diazotrophicus, a single genomic window includes:
- a CDS encoding BTAD domain-containing putative transcriptional regulator — translation MNVTALPRLQLFGDAIFRDENGEPVQLPKRAYVLALFLLHLNSQHECDRAKAADLLWPGSPTATVNLRQMLLRIRDAQARAPLFAITQDKIRLLCDEVDCDVCEFNRQIVNVTFQSALEIMDLFGAGPLVDCRRLDTEISEWIYLQDEQMRSALVGEICGLLSRPAANEAPEAAFAIAERLLQICPYEEVAWQVVFKHHAAGGHVHRLEQAYERCTNALRQELDVEPSEETRALYKRLRYPSQAVSKGGPAEVRTSERRPEAKSGIPRLVILPPADMLATQSPLAALAGLMLEDVTVGLCSLRSVSMVAPHTAWRLRETFLESEDSARHYQVDYVLDTSLLTFGEMNRLTVKLFDATSRTILLSDQHELTALSGEQCYRQITRSIILALADAIERAELSRYDEQDNPTAYFWFLQGQKHLRHMDLPRVRRAKKAFRRALDIAPDFAPALSGRSRALRHEWLLMGRGEADLLAEAEGCAVDATQIDRLDARGFREMGLCHLFRSRYDDSLACFDLAEQLSPQHADLILDFAETLVHSSHPDRALSKMDRAIALNPVPPENYWWTAATIYFQMGRYQECIEAVDKMNHPMPALRLAAASWALLGNKAKAEACAQQVLDVYPDFRIEKWLSLISIRSAEDKRHYEQGLRAAGFR, via the coding sequence ATGAACGTGACTGCCCTGCCACGACTGCAGTTGTTTGGCGATGCAATCTTCCGCGACGAGAATGGGGAGCCCGTTCAGCTACCCAAGCGCGCGTATGTGCTGGCGCTCTTCCTGTTGCATCTCAACAGCCAACATGAATGCGACCGGGCGAAAGCTGCGGATCTCTTGTGGCCCGGTTCGCCGACTGCCACGGTCAATCTGCGCCAGATGCTGCTCCGCATCAGGGATGCGCAAGCCAGGGCGCCTCTCTTCGCGATCACGCAGGACAAGATCCGGCTTCTCTGCGACGAGGTCGACTGCGACGTCTGTGAATTCAATCGTCAGATTGTCAACGTCACGTTCCAGAGCGCCCTTGAAATCATGGATCTCTTCGGTGCCGGTCCGCTGGTGGATTGCCGCCGGCTGGACACCGAGATTTCCGAGTGGATCTATCTTCAGGACGAGCAGATGCGCAGCGCCCTGGTGGGCGAAATCTGCGGTCTGCTGAGCCGGCCCGCAGCCAATGAGGCTCCCGAGGCGGCGTTCGCGATTGCCGAGCGACTGCTGCAGATTTGTCCCTATGAGGAAGTCGCCTGGCAGGTCGTCTTCAAGCATCACGCGGCGGGAGGGCATGTCCACCGGCTCGAACAGGCCTACGAACGCTGCACGAATGCGCTTCGCCAGGAACTCGACGTCGAGCCGTCGGAGGAGACGCGGGCGCTCTACAAACGCCTGCGGTATCCATCGCAAGCCGTCTCGAAAGGCGGCCCGGCCGAGGTGCGCACAAGCGAACGCCGGCCGGAGGCCAAGTCCGGCATTCCGAGGCTCGTCATCCTCCCGCCGGCGGACATGCTGGCCACGCAAAGTCCGCTGGCCGCGCTCGCCGGGCTCATGCTCGAGGATGTGACGGTCGGGCTTTGCTCGCTGCGCAGCGTGAGCATGGTGGCCCCTCATACGGCTTGGCGCTTGCGCGAGACCTTTCTGGAGAGCGAGGACAGCGCACGGCACTATCAGGTCGACTATGTGCTCGATACGTCGCTGCTAACGTTCGGCGAGATGAACCGGCTCACCGTGAAGCTCTTCGATGCGACGTCGCGGACGATCCTCCTGTCGGACCAGCACGAACTGACCGCGCTTTCCGGCGAGCAATGCTATCGCCAAATCACCAGAAGCATCATCCTGGCGCTGGCGGATGCGATCGAGCGGGCCGAATTGTCCCGCTATGACGAACAGGACAATCCGACGGCCTATTTCTGGTTCCTGCAGGGGCAGAAACATCTGCGCCACATGGACCTGCCGCGCGTGCGCCGCGCCAAGAAGGCGTTCCGGCGCGCCCTCGACATTGCTCCCGACTTTGCGCCGGCACTCAGCGGACGCTCGCGCGCGCTCCGGCATGAATGGCTTCTTATGGGGCGAGGCGAGGCGGACCTGCTTGCGGAGGCCGAGGGCTGCGCCGTCGACGCCACGCAGATCGACCGGCTCGATGCCCGCGGCTTTCGCGAGATGGGGCTCTGCCATCTCTTCCGCAGCCGCTATGACGACAGCCTGGCCTGCTTCGATCTGGCCGAGCAACTCAGTCCGCAGCATGCGGATCTGATTCTTGATTTTGCCGAGACGCTGGTGCATTCGTCGCACCCGGACCGGGCGCTTTCGAAGATGGACCGCGCCATCGCGCTCAATCCGGTGCCGCCGGAAAACTACTGGTGGACCGCAGCGACCATCTATTTCCAGATGGGGCGGTACCAGGAATGCATTGAAGCAGTCGACAAGATGAACCATCCGATGCCGGCGCTGCGGCTTGCCGCGGCGTCCTGGGCGTTGCTTGGCAACAAGGCGAAGGCGGAGGCGTGTGCCCAGCAGGTTCTGGACGTCTATCCCGATTTCCGCATCGAGAAGTGGCTTTCGCTGATTTCCATTCGCAGCGCCGAAGACAAGCGGCACTACGAACAGGGGCTTAGGGCGGCGGGGTTTCGCTGA
- a CDS encoding hybrid sensor histidine kinase/response regulator has protein sequence MPSIPTYRLLLVEDNPGDAELTAEWLSDLRDFHLEIASVYSLGSAQEMLRNDLFDGVLLDLNLPDSTGTETLAGLMPAAGDVPVIVFSGLTANPDLALELEELGAADVLSKNETNPRLLAHVVRSMLRRASAERLHRQFESLLGRLPDAVLVTDGAGIVQFANPAALDLLGVSYQDLMGNRAGLPEPEGATGEIELPRGADRRICEMRVVECSWNRRPAHLAMIRDVTEQRSLGEQLRQAQKMEALGLLSGGIAHDFNNLLLVIMLYADIIKRSAAGRELRNEISEIGQAIERARSMTRQLLTFARRQPAEAGVVNLVDIVEETAKLLRRTLPANIEVLIHGEPDIWPVVLDRGQVEQVLMNLAINARDVLPDGGRIEFSIANEEANGSEGEDRTGGDVVLRVADNGSGIPPDILPRIFEPFFTTKSREHGTGLGLANCYAIVTQAGGRIAVDSRVGEGTTFTIRFPRIHPETQREPAATEQGGAVCPCEGTILLVDDDAAVARAACAVLESEGYTVICAVTGEDGLEAALTHAGKIDLVLTDVVMPRMSGPDMAKRLREAGVSIPILFMTGYSDHAILQQGGKAQLDGHAVILKPFQPTDLLSAVQRLMGQGERVRLSG, from the coding sequence ATGCCATCCATTCCCACCTACCGGCTGCTGCTGGTGGAAGACAACCCGGGTGACGCCGAACTGACCGCAGAATGGCTGAGCGATCTGCGTGATTTCCATCTGGAGATCGCGTCGGTCTACTCGCTGGGCAGTGCGCAGGAGATGCTGCGGAACGATCTGTTCGACGGCGTGCTCCTCGACCTCAATCTGCCGGATTCGACCGGAACGGAAACGCTGGCCGGATTGATGCCTGCCGCGGGCGATGTGCCCGTCATCGTCTTCTCGGGGCTGACCGCCAATCCGGACCTGGCGCTGGAACTGGAGGAACTCGGGGCGGCCGATGTCCTGTCGAAGAACGAGACCAACCCGCGACTGCTGGCGCATGTCGTGCGCTCGATGCTGCGCCGTGCAAGTGCGGAGCGGCTGCATCGGCAGTTCGAGAGCCTTCTTGGACGTTTGCCCGATGCCGTTCTTGTGACAGACGGCGCCGGCATCGTGCAGTTCGCCAATCCGGCTGCGCTGGATCTCCTCGGCGTTTCTTATCAGGATCTGATGGGCAACCGGGCCGGGCTGCCCGAACCGGAAGGAGCAACGGGCGAAATCGAACTGCCCCGGGGAGCCGACCGGCGCATCTGCGAGATGCGTGTCGTCGAATGCAGCTGGAACCGACGGCCCGCCCATCTTGCGATGATCCGCGATGTCACCGAGCAGCGCAGCCTGGGAGAACAGTTGCGCCAGGCGCAGAAGATGGAGGCCCTTGGACTCCTTTCCGGCGGCATCGCGCATGACTTCAACAATCTGCTTCTCGTCATCATGCTCTATGCCGACATCATCAAGCGGTCGGCTGCCGGACGCGAGTTGCGCAACGAGATCAGCGAAATCGGGCAGGCGATCGAACGAGCACGGTCCATGACGCGGCAATTGCTGACGTTCGCCCGGCGCCAGCCCGCGGAAGCCGGTGTCGTCAACCTGGTCGATATCGTCGAGGAGACGGCCAAGCTTCTGCGAAGGACACTGCCGGCCAATATCGAGGTTCTGATCCACGGCGAGCCGGATATCTGGCCGGTGGTTCTGGACCGTGGGCAAGTCGAGCAGGTCCTGATGAATCTGGCGATCAATGCGCGTGACGTCTTGCCGGACGGCGGCCGCATCGAGTTCTCCATCGCCAATGAAGAAGCCAACGGCAGCGAGGGGGAGGACAGGACCGGCGGTGATGTCGTCCTGCGCGTTGCCGACAATGGCAGCGGCATACCGCCGGATATCCTTCCGCGCATCTTCGAGCCGTTCTTCACCACAAAGTCGAGAGAGCATGGAACGGGGCTCGGCCTTGCGAACTGCTATGCGATCGTCACCCAGGCGGGCGGCCGGATTGCGGTCGACAGCCGCGTCGGCGAGGGAACGACCTTCACCATCCGGTTTCCCCGGATCCATCCGGAAACACAGCGCGAGCCGGCGGCAACAGAGCAGGGCGGCGCGGTCTGCCCCTGCGAGGGGACCATCCTGCTGGTCGATGACGATGCGGCGGTTGCAAGGGCGGCGTGCGCCGTGCTGGAGAGCGAGGGCTATACTGTCATTTGCGCCGTGACGGGCGAGGACGGACTGGAGGCAGCGCTGACGCATGCCGGGAAGATCGATCTTGTGCTGACGGATGTCGTCATGCCGCGAATGAGCGGCCCGGACATGGCGAAGCGGCTGAGGGAAGCCGGTGTAAGCATCCCCATCCTGTTCATGACCGGCTACAGCGACCATGCGATCCTGCAACAGGGTGGCAAGGCTCAACTGGATGGCCATGCCGTGATCCTGAAGCCATTCCAGCCGACGGATCTGCTGTCCGCCGTTCAAAGACTGATGGGGCAGGGCGAACGAGTGCGGCTATCCGGATAA
- a CDS encoding response regulator, whose amino-acid sequence MKVPIHVLLVEDNPADADLTRETLEMSKLHVILSTAIDGVEGLRFLRCEGEFANAQSPDLILLDLNLPRLDGRQFLAQVRADPKLCAIPVVVLTSSEAEKDIVQSYSLGANCYVSKPVDLAAFQSIVRSIEGFWFTVVKLPPAPNCGA is encoded by the coding sequence ATGAAAGTGCCTATCCACGTTCTTCTTGTGGAGGACAATCCGGCCGATGCCGATTTGACCCGCGAAACGCTGGAAATGAGCAAACTTCACGTCATCCTGTCGACGGCTATCGATGGCGTGGAGGGTTTGAGATTCCTCCGCTGTGAAGGCGAATTCGCCAACGCGCAGTCGCCCGACCTGATTCTGCTGGATCTCAATCTGCCGAGGCTCGACGGGCGGCAATTCCTGGCGCAAGTGCGGGCGGATCCCAAGCTCTGCGCCATTCCTGTCGTCGTGCTGACATCGTCGGAGGCGGAAAAGGACATCGTGCAGAGCTATTCGCTCGGGGCCAATTGCTATGTCTCCAAGCCGGTCGATCTGGCGGCTTTCCAGTCCATCGTCCGGTCGATCGAAGGGTTCTGGTTCACGGTGGTCAAATTGCCGCCTGCGCCGAACTGCGGCGCTTGA
- a CDS encoding PAS domain S-box protein yields MGLWWRLTAAMAMLVVITAGIIGFIGFRTLESTVYPRALARLNDQARFIAGNLDMAAEQARGDILAKATTPAVAGIVRASANGGIDPETGHSLDTWRRMLADDLTGELTAKPNYLQYRLIGVAGDGREIVRVERGTGEKAVIVIRDEDLQSKGDRDYFLSTIGLQAGAIAVSRIELNREHGEVMVPHTPVLRLSTPILEASGRPFGILIINIDMRSVFDAQRGALGPQRELFVTNAEGDYLVAPEGREEFAFEFGRQSRIQDDFAAIGPVLDNQQPLAAIVTRSDGQEYAVAAVPQIIGSVHPIVVVDAVPKEVFADITLAPAVSSLKGALFVILPAVLAAAFLARSLTRPLSRITNAAEGLAEGRLTEVPTDAGGEIGVLARAFDAMQQETAQKTAALSKEVEEHRATIGALRRKSEQESLLSAAVESSEDAIVLLDLDGRITHWNPACQRLYGYSADEVLGQTLRFLTPPDRVHESDLELESIREGASIDNLETIRLAKSGAEINVQVSVWPVRLTSGELIGAAKLTRDMTYRRQEEERFRLAIEASPSGMVMTDAEGLIVLVNAETERLFGFSREELIGQRVETLLPAEKRSDHPALRHGYLKHPGRRNMGVGRDLYACHKNGSEFPVEVGLNPIQTQGGMMILAVIIDITERKRAEEAIEATTMDLRRSNAELEQFAYIAAHDLQEPLRMVASYTELLSQRYSGQLDERADKYIDYAVDGAKRMKLLISDLLVYSRVGTQGKPPEPVESGRIVETVVHSMQSMIEDAGATVHYADLPLVEADQVQLGQLFQNLISNAIKFRRDEPPRVEIRTERRDGGWLFVVADNGIGMDSKYSDRIFQMFQRLHERGRYPGSGIGLAITKKIVERHGGRIWFESKEGEGTTFYFTLNRVERGSS; encoded by the coding sequence ATGGGCCTGTGGTGGCGATTGACGGCGGCGATGGCGATGCTCGTCGTGATCACGGCTGGCATCATCGGCTTCATCGGCTTCCGGACGCTTGAGTCAACGGTCTACCCGCGTGCGCTGGCCCGGCTCAACGATCAGGCCCGCTTCATCGCCGGAAATCTTGACATGGCCGCCGAACAGGCGCGTGGCGACATTCTCGCCAAGGCGACCACGCCGGCCGTCGCTGGGATCGTTCGGGCCAGCGCGAATGGCGGTATCGATCCTGAAACCGGTCACAGCCTGGATACCTGGCGCCGCATGCTGGCCGACGATCTCACCGGAGAACTGACGGCCAAGCCCAATTATCTGCAATACCGGTTGATCGGAGTTGCCGGCGACGGCCGGGAGATTGTCCGCGTCGAACGCGGCACCGGAGAAAAGGCGGTCATTGTCATTCGCGACGAAGACCTCCAGTCAAAGGGCGACAGAGACTATTTTCTCTCCACGATCGGACTGCAGGCCGGCGCGATCGCTGTCTCGCGGATCGAACTCAACCGGGAGCATGGCGAGGTGATGGTCCCCCATACGCCCGTTCTCCGGTTGTCGACGCCGATCCTGGAAGCGTCCGGCCGTCCATTCGGGATCCTGATCATCAATATCGACATGCGGAGCGTTTTCGATGCGCAACGTGGTGCGCTCGGGCCCCAGCGTGAGCTTTTCGTCACGAATGCCGAGGGCGACTATCTGGTCGCCCCGGAAGGGCGGGAAGAATTTGCCTTCGAATTCGGACGGCAATCGCGCATTCAAGACGATTTTGCCGCGATCGGGCCTGTGCTCGACAATCAGCAGCCTCTTGCGGCCATCGTGACCCGTTCGGATGGTCAGGAGTATGCGGTTGCCGCCGTGCCTCAGATCATCGGTTCGGTTCATCCAATCGTCGTCGTCGACGCGGTGCCGAAGGAGGTGTTCGCGGACATCACCCTGGCGCCCGCCGTCTCGAGTCTGAAGGGCGCGCTCTTCGTCATCTTGCCTGCGGTTCTGGCCGCGGCTTTTCTCGCCCGATCGCTGACCCGGCCGCTGTCGCGCATCACCAATGCGGCGGAAGGGCTGGCGGAGGGCCGGTTGACGGAAGTCCCGACCGACGCCGGCGGCGAAATTGGCGTGCTGGCGCGCGCCTTCGACGCCATGCAGCAGGAGACGGCGCAGAAGACGGCGGCCCTGTCGAAGGAGGTCGAGGAGCATCGCGCGACGATCGGTGCGCTCAGGAGGAAATCGGAGCAGGAAAGCCTCTTGAGTGCGGCGGTCGAGTCTTCGGAAGACGCCATTGTCCTTCTCGACCTTGACGGCAGGATCACCCACTGGAACCCGGCCTGCCAACGGCTTTACGGCTATTCGGCGGACGAGGTTCTCGGCCAGACGCTGCGGTTCCTCACTCCGCCCGACCGGGTCCATGAAAGCGATCTTGAACTGGAGTCCATTCGCGAGGGTGCCTCGATCGACAACCTGGAGACAATCCGGCTTGCCAAGTCCGGCGCCGAAATCAACGTCCAGGTGAGTGTCTGGCCGGTCCGGCTCACCTCCGGGGAACTGATCGGCGCGGCAAAGCTAACGCGCGACATGACCTACCGGCGGCAGGAGGAGGAGCGGTTCCGCCTGGCCATCGAAGCGAGCCCGAGCGGCATGGTGATGACGGATGCCGAGGGGCTCATCGTTCTCGTCAATGCCGAGACGGAGCGGCTCTTTGGCTTTAGCCGCGAGGAGCTGATCGGCCAGCGGGTGGAGACGCTGCTGCCTGCCGAAAAGCGCAGTGACCATCCAGCCTTGAGGCACGGCTATCTCAAGCATCCGGGACGGCGGAACATGGGCGTCGGCCGCGATCTCTACGCCTGCCACAAGAACGGGAGCGAATTTCCCGTCGAGGTCGGGCTCAATCCCATCCAGACGCAAGGCGGAATGATGATCCTCGCCGTGATCATCGACATCACCGAACGCAAGCGCGCGGAGGAGGCGATCGAGGCCACCACGATGGACCTGCGGCGGTCCAACGCCGAGTTGGAACAATTCGCCTATATCGCCGCGCACGACCTGCAGGAGCCGCTGCGCATGGTGGCAAGCTATACCGAGCTTCTCTCCCAGCGTTATTCGGGGCAGCTTGACGAACGAGCCGACAAATACATCGACTATGCGGTCGACGGCGCCAAGCGGATGAAACTGCTGATCAGCGATCTGCTTGTCTATTCACGCGTCGGCACGCAAGGCAAGCCGCCCGAGCCGGTCGAATCCGGTCGGATCGTTGAAACAGTCGTCCACAGCATGCAGTCCATGATCGAGGATGCCGGGGCCACGGTCCACTATGCCGACCTGCCGCTGGTCGAAGCCGATCAGGTCCAGCTTGGCCAGCTGTTTCAAAATCTCATCAGCAACGCCATCAAGTTTCGCCGGGACGAGCCGCCGCGCGTTGAGATCCGCACAGAGCGGCGGGACGGCGGCTGGCTCTTCGTTGTTGCCGACAACGGTATCGGCATGGATTCGAAATATTCGGATCGCATCTTCCAGATGTTCCAAAGGCTGCACGAGCGTGGGCGGTATCCGGGAAGCGGCATCGGGCTTGCGATCACGAAGAAGATCGTGGAGCGTCATGGAGGACGCATCTGGTTCGAGTCGAAAGAGGGTGAGGGAACGACGTTTTACTTCACGCTCAACCGCGTCGAGAGGGGAAGTTCATGA
- a CDS encoding response regulator, with protein MISKKLKSSCDLGSRLLNILVVDDDLIVRNAIRATLMLEGHEVKTASNGLEGLLLFDDHRFDLAILDIFMPEMEGIETLRHLRERTPNTKVLAISGAGRGLPSGYAGDDRPDYLNFAVALGATSALAKPFSASELIDAIDKCMDSGRGEGSLAPEGVHRQTA; from the coding sequence ATGATTTCAAAGAAATTGAAATCATCCTGCGATTTGGGGAGTCGCTTATTGAATATTTTAGTTGTCGATGACGACCTCATCGTCAGAAACGCCATCCGAGCGACGCTGATGCTCGAAGGTCACGAGGTCAAGACGGCAAGCAACGGGCTTGAGGGTCTGCTGCTGTTCGATGACCATCGGTTCGATCTGGCCATCCTCGATATCTTCATGCCGGAAATGGAAGGCATCGAGACGCTGCGTCATTTGCGCGAGCGCACCCCGAACACGAAGGTTCTCGCTATCTCGGGGGCGGGGCGAGGGCTGCCTTCCGGATATGCTGGCGACGATCGGCCGGATTATCTGAACTTTGCCGTCGCTCTTGGCGCGACGTCCGCCCTCGCCAAGCCGTTCAGCGCTTCGGAACTCATCGACGCCATCGACAAGTGCATGGATTCCGGGCGTGGAGAGGGAAGCCTTGCGCCCGAGGGAGTGCATCGTCAGACGGCATGA
- the gpt gene encoding xanthine phosphoribosyltransferase has product MSEDHAGQPKAFPVSWDQFHRDARALAWRLSGQGEWSAIVCITRGGLVPAAIVARELGIRVIETVGVASYHEYKEQGSLQVLKPVDPEIIKLGEGGGSQVLIIDDLVDTGATARVVREMLPKAHFATVYAKPKGRPLVDTFVTEVSQDTWIYFPWDMGLTFQPPINQGAFG; this is encoded by the coding sequence ATGAGCGAAGACCACGCGGGCCAGCCGAAGGCTTTTCCGGTTTCCTGGGACCAGTTCCACCGCGATGCGCGCGCGCTCGCCTGGCGGCTGTCGGGGCAGGGCGAATGGAGCGCCATCGTCTGCATCACGCGCGGCGGCCTTGTGCCGGCGGCGATCGTGGCCCGCGAGCTCGGCATCCGCGTCATCGAGACCGTCGGGGTTGCCTCGTACCACGAGTACAAGGAGCAAGGTTCGCTGCAGGTGCTGAAGCCTGTCGATCCGGAAATCATCAAGCTCGGCGAAGGCGGCGGTTCGCAGGTCCTGATCATCGACGATCTGGTCGACACCGGCGCGACGGCGAGGGTCGTGCGCGAAATGCTGCCGAAGGCGCATTTTGCCACCGTCTACGCCAAGCCGAAGGGGCGTCCGCTGGTCGATACCTTCGTCACCGAGGTCAGCCAGGATACGTGGATCTATTTCCCCTGGGACATGGGCCTCACGTTCCAGCCGCCGATCAACCAGGGTGCCTTCGGCTGA
- a CDS encoding competence/damage-inducible protein A translates to MTSVQNDQSADIADASATVPTAGVLVIGDEILSGRTLDTNSGTIAAWLTELGIDLKEMRVVSDDMDAIVEAVNALRSRYTYVFTTGGIGPTHDDITADSIAKAFGVGIDVDPRARAILATNYARPEDLTPARLRMARIPDGADLIDNPISKAPGFRIGNVHVMAGVPKIMEAMLISIEPTLAGGSKMLSETIECPFPEGTIGDPLAAVQAAHPGVSIGSYPRYVDTGYFTLLVVRSRDSAALAAAANAVRAMIEDLSRARASKAGGAAAT, encoded by the coding sequence GTGACCAGCGTCCAAAACGACCAAAGCGCGGATATTGCGGACGCCTCGGCGACGGTGCCGACGGCGGGTGTGCTGGTCATCGGCGACGAGATCCTGTCCGGCCGCACGCTCGACACCAATTCCGGCACGATCGCCGCATGGCTGACGGAACTCGGCATCGATCTGAAGGAAATGCGGGTCGTCTCCGACGACATGGACGCGATCGTCGAGGCGGTCAACGCCTTGCGCAGCCGCTATACCTATGTGTTCACGACCGGCGGGATCGGACCGACCCACGACGACATCACGGCGGATTCGATAGCCAAGGCCTTCGGGGTCGGCATCGACGTCGATCCGAGGGCGCGGGCCATCCTTGCCACCAACTACGCCCGGCCGGAGGACCTGACGCCCGCCCGGCTGCGCATGGCGCGCATTCCGGACGGCGCCGATCTCATCGACAATCCGATCTCGAAGGCTCCCGGTTTCCGCATCGGCAACGTGCATGTCATGGCCGGCGTTCCGAAGATCATGGAAGCGATGCTGATTTCCATCGAGCCGACGCTGGCCGGTGGCAGTAAGATGCTTTCGGAGACGATCGAATGCCCGTTTCCGGAAGGAACGATCGGCGACCCGCTCGCGGCCGTTCAGGCGGCGCATCCCGGTGTTTCCATCGGCAGCTACCCGCGCTATGTCGACACGGGTTATTTTACTCTCCTGGTGGTGCGATCGCGCGATTCCGCAGCACTTGCTGCGGCCGCGAACGCGGTCCGGGCGATGATCGAGGATTTGTCGCGCGCAAGAGCATCGAAGGCCGGCGGGGCGGCCGCAACCTGA
- a CDS encoding MATE family efflux transporter, with amino-acid sequence MHAPSISLAASIEEPATLRRHVSETLALALPIVLSRAGYTLLITTDLLAVGHVDALQLAGLGLGLAPQMTAMLLMIGALQATVLIAARTLAANRPDRLGEIVLMASLHGFAYAVLSLPVAWFSEDVFVLMGQDPALARTAGETAMAFFWGAPAFMAFVGVSMVIETIGRPVVVTAIILAGNAINIGFDLVFVNDAFGLFGEGNAAVAVGTSSIARGFMLVAAMAWLVRHARRNGDPFGLFPAIRRIGALLRNLGSEDNRAFRRLGLPLGLVQGIESAAFSAVTIIAGLAAPLTLAVHQAAMTAITFSFMTAVGYAGAASIRIARALGAGRTGDAIRAAGSAIALGVLTAAINGAIMAFLAPAVAPLLTSDPQVIAILLTTLGIAGILVVFDALMGVCLGVLRGMGDTWWPLVLQALAFWVFAVPLAYGLTVSLDWGPKGLLWAILAGVLSSSVLLGFRIRHRTGEISGA; translated from the coding sequence TTGCACGCCCCCTCCATCTCTCTTGCCGCTTCCATCGAGGAGCCCGCGACCCTGCGCCGGCACGTGTCGGAGACACTGGCCCTGGCGCTACCCATCGTGCTGTCGCGCGCCGGCTACACGCTGCTAATCACGACGGATCTGCTGGCCGTCGGACATGTGGACGCCCTGCAACTGGCGGGTCTCGGGCTCGGGCTCGCGCCGCAGATGACGGCCATGCTGCTGATGATCGGCGCCCTGCAGGCCACGGTGCTGATCGCGGCGCGGACACTTGCGGCCAACCGCCCCGATCGCCTCGGCGAGATCGTCCTGATGGCCTCCCTGCATGGCTTCGCCTACGCGGTTCTCTCGCTGCCCGTTGCCTGGTTCTCTGAAGACGTGTTCGTGCTGATGGGGCAGGATCCGGCGTTGGCGCGGACCGCGGGCGAGACCGCCATGGCCTTCTTCTGGGGTGCGCCGGCCTTCATGGCCTTTGTCGGCGTCAGCATGGTCATCGAGACGATCGGCCGTCCGGTGGTCGTCACCGCCATCATTCTTGCCGGCAACGCGATCAACATCGGTTTCGATCTTGTCTTCGTCAACGACGCTTTCGGCCTGTTCGGCGAAGGCAACGCCGCGGTCGCCGTCGGCACCTCCTCCATCGCGCGTGGATTCATGCTTGTCGCCGCGATGGCGTGGCTTGTCCGCCATGCCCGGCGCAACGGCGATCCGTTCGGCCTCTTCCCGGCCATCCGCCGCATCGGCGCCCTGCTTCGCAATCTCGGCTCGGAGGACAACCGGGCCTTTCGCCGCCTCGGGCTGCCATTGGGCCTCGTTCAGGGGATCGAGAGCGCCGCCTTCAGCGCCGTAACGATCATCGCAGGGCTCGCCGCCCCGCTCACACTTGCCGTCCATCAGGCCGCCATGACGGCGATCACCTTCTCCTTCATGACGGCGGTCGGCTATGCCGGCGCGGCCTCGATCCGGATCGCCAGGGCGCTCGGCGCCGGGCGGACCGGCGATGCCATTCGCGCGGCCGGCAGCGCCATCGCTCTCGGCGTTCTGACGGCTGCCATCAACGGCGCGATCATGGCCTTCCTGGCGCCAGCCGTCGCACCGCTGCTGACGTCGGACCCGCAAGTCATCGCCATCCTGCTGACGACCCTCGGCATTGCCGGCATTCTCGTTGTCTTCGATGCGCTGATGGGCGTCTGCCTTGGGGTCCTGCGCGGCATGGGCGACACCTGGTGGCCGCTCGTCCTCCAGGCGCTCGCCTTCTGGGTCTTCGCCGTCCCCCTCGCCTACGGCCTGACCGTCAGCCTCGACTGGGGACCGAAAGGGCTCCTTTGGGCCATCCTTGCCGGCGTCCTGAGTTCGTCCGTCCTGCTTGGCTTCCGCATCCGCCATCGCACGGGGGAAATCTCCGGCGCCTGA